A single window of Methanomassiliicoccaceae archaeon DNA harbors:
- a CDS encoding glycerol dehydrogenase, which yields MNTRETAWRLFAGELNSSSASVKGDEEMSPAYLVTRLGAMVNRVLVAGVLTEKENIGNEDEPLWRGRIQDVGGSFFINVGKFQPEAASAIAELEVPAFVAVVGKVKTYTADDGRVFVSVRPETIVQVQEDVRKQWILSAAVSLWERLIRMKKAIAVNSTSEKDLTAAGFSVEESKGIDIALNKYGMPDSSPYVKTIQDALRMLLPDSVIDFGFPEDVGGSPDEIDVDPEQSVANRQDMEDTILRIITELDTDGRGAPRDEVERRAEAEGISATELEEISDILMDNGMVYEPDLKRLKRIDY from the coding sequence ATGAACACCAGGGAAACGGCATGGAGGCTTTTCGCAGGCGAACTTAACAGCTCCTCGGCATCGGTGAAGGGCGACGAGGAGATGTCCCCGGCATATCTGGTGACAAGGCTGGGCGCCATGGTTAACAGGGTGCTCGTGGCCGGCGTGCTTACGGAAAAGGAGAACATCGGCAATGAGGACGAGCCTCTCTGGAGAGGGCGCATTCAGGACGTCGGCGGGAGCTTCTTCATAAATGTAGGAAAATTCCAGCCCGAGGCCGCGTCGGCCATAGCCGAACTGGAAGTACCGGCGTTCGTGGCCGTGGTCGGGAAAGTGAAAACTTATACGGCGGACGACGGACGGGTGTTCGTCTCCGTGAGGCCGGAGACGATCGTCCAGGTACAGGAGGACGTGCGCAAGCAGTGGATCCTGAGCGCCGCCGTATCCCTATGGGAGCGCCTCATCAGAATGAAAAAAGCGATAGCCGTTAACAGCACGTCCGAAAAAGACCTGACCGCGGCGGGCTTTTCTGTCGAAGAATCCAAAGGAATAGACATCGCCCTCAACAAGTACGGGATGCCTGACTCTTCCCCCTATGTGAAAACGATACAGGATGCCCTGAGGATGTTGCTTCCCGACAGCGTCATAGACTTCGGGTTCCCCGAGGACGTAGGCGGATCTCCGGACGAGATAGATGTCGACCCCGAGCAGTCCGTGGCAAACCGCCAGGACATGGAGGACACGATACTCCGCATCATCACCGAGCTGGACACAGACGGCCGCGGCGCGCCTAGGGACGAGGTGGAGAGGCGTGCGGAAGCCGAGGGCATATCCGCAACGGAGCTCGAGGAGATATCCGACATCCTGATGGACAACGGAATGGTCTACGAGCCCGACCTAAAAAGACTGAAGCGCATCGATTATTGA
- a CDS encoding single-stranded DNA-binding protein produces MNEQELTPHYEELKRVLKDKVDDEQIMNELKKYVNEFHISPEAAKRGILRKFGVLEQTPFQSSSLVKKIGDLNGTEASVDMLVKAIYVEKKDITVKGSPKTIISGLIGDETGTASFTVWEGKQVEMEKGAVYWLKSAYAKTWNEKIQINIGARGSVEKADGMRVDVPDRSISMESSDVKIGRIAGGMGNVTVTGRIISAEERNVTVKGEPKTVYSGMIADDTGKIQYSAWNDFGLKEGETVCIKNAYIRSWKGIPQLNMGERCEVSRVDDTFGNDIADVVTTKKIGDIVRTGGGLDINVAGTVVDMRRGSGLIERCPECNRSIINGECQAHGRVEPVMDLRMKLTLDDGTGAISAIVNRELTERLTGVTLGMAQGLAKARGNMEPVERELAKSMLIRRLSVTGNVMSDDYGPMMIVRAAEVVKEDLTAEAKKLLDEVEASL; encoded by the coding sequence ATGAACGAACAAGAACTAACACCCCACTATGAAGAACTGAAAAGGGTGCTGAAGGACAAGGTCGACGACGAACAGATCATGAACGAACTGAAGAAGTACGTCAACGAGTTCCACATCTCCCCCGAGGCAGCCAAGAGAGGAATACTCCGTAAATTCGGAGTGCTCGAGCAGACTCCGTTCCAGTCCTCGTCCCTGGTCAAGAAGATCGGGGATCTGAACGGCACGGAGGCGAGCGTCGATATGCTGGTCAAGGCGATATATGTCGAGAAGAAGGACATAACGGTCAAGGGCAGCCCCAAGACCATAATCTCCGGACTGATAGGCGACGAGACGGGCACCGCATCGTTCACCGTCTGGGAGGGGAAACAGGTCGAGATGGAGAAGGGCGCCGTATACTGGTTGAAGAGCGCCTACGCCAAAACCTGGAACGAGAAGATACAGATCAACATCGGCGCACGCGGAAGCGTCGAAAAGGCCGACGGAATGCGCGTAGACGTACCGGACCGGAGCATATCCATGGAATCCTCCGACGTCAAGATAGGGCGGATCGCGGGAGGGATGGGGAACGTCACCGTGACCGGGCGCATAATATCCGCCGAGGAACGTAACGTTACGGTTAAAGGCGAGCCCAAGACCGTCTACTCCGGGATGATCGCCGACGACACCGGAAAAATCCAGTATTCTGCATGGAACGATTTCGGCCTCAAGGAGGGCGAGACCGTCTGCATCAAGAACGCGTACATACGCTCTTGGAAGGGCATACCTCAGCTCAACATGGGCGAGAGGTGCGAGGTCAGCAGGGTCGACGACACTTTCGGCAACGATATAGCCGATGTCGTTACCACCAAGAAGATAGGCGACATAGTCAGGACAGGCGGCGGGCTGGACATCAACGTTGCCGGGACCGTTGTAGACATGAGGCGCGGCAGCGGCCTGATCGAGCGGTGCCCGGAATGCAACCGGTCCATAATCAACGGAGAATGCCAGGCTCATGGAAGGGTGGAGCCCGTCATGGACCTGAGGATGAAGCTTACGCTCGACGACGGTACGGGCGCCATAAGCGCGATAGTCAACCGCGAGCTCACGGAGCGCCTGACGGGCGTGACGCTGGGCATGGCCCAGGGGCTCGCTAAGGCAAGAGGCAACATGGAGCCCGTCGAACGGGAGCTGGCCAAATCGATGCTCATCCGGAGGCTTTCGGTTACCGGGAACGTCATGAGCGACGATTACGGACCCATGATGATAGTAAGGGCTGCCGAGGTCGTCAAAGAGGACCTGACCGCTGAAGCTAAAAAACTCCTCGATGAAGTGGAGGCGTCCCTATGA
- a CDS encoding formate--phosphoribosylaminoimidazolecarboxamide ligase: protein MVPKKKIDEILDGYDPADITIATLCSHSSLQIFHGARKMGFKTLGLTISHDTKYYDAFPLAKPDKIIKYSDFDEMEARVGELQDMNTVIIPHGSFVEYMGTKRFEDFAVPSYGNRAVLSWESDRTMQREWITSAGVPMPRLISDAREIHEPVMVKYHGAKGGRGFFIAKDYPDFKMSIDNTQPYTVQEYCLGTRYYIHYFYDHFKADGYRCDDGGSIELMSMDRRDESNIDEMYKLGSIEDSKRHGLYPSFVVTGNTPVVLRESLLPKALEMGQRVVDRAYEMFGGIWGPFCLETVVNDKLQFKVFEISARIVAGTNPFVSGSPYADFIYPGLSTAGRMAMDIKNAAENGRLKSILT from the coding sequence ATGGTTCCCAAGAAGAAGATCGATGAGATTCTTGACGGGTACGATCCCGCCGACATTACTATCGCGACACTGTGTTCGCATTCTTCGCTTCAGATCTTCCACGGGGCCCGTAAGATGGGCTTTAAGACACTGGGACTTACGATCTCCCACGACACCAAGTACTACGACGCGTTCCCGCTGGCCAAGCCGGACAAGATCATAAAGTACAGCGACTTCGACGAGATGGAGGCGCGCGTTGGAGAACTCCAGGACATGAACACGGTGATAATCCCGCACGGCTCGTTCGTCGAGTACATGGGGACGAAGAGGTTCGAGGACTTCGCCGTGCCTTCGTACGGTAACCGCGCCGTCCTCTCATGGGAGTCCGACAGGACAATGCAGAGGGAGTGGATAACGTCTGCGGGGGTCCCGATGCCGCGCCTCATATCGGACGCCAGGGAGATACACGAGCCGGTAATGGTGAAGTACCACGGGGCCAAAGGCGGACGCGGGTTCTTCATCGCCAAAGACTACCCGGATTTCAAAATGTCCATAGACAACACCCAGCCCTACACGGTTCAGGAGTACTGCCTTGGGACCAGGTACTATATCCACTACTTTTACGATCATTTCAAGGCCGACGGCTACAGGTGCGACGATGGCGGCTCCATAGAACTGATGTCGATGGACCGCCGCGACGAGAGCAACATCGACGAGATGTACAAGCTCGGGTCCATAGAGGACTCCAAGAGGCATGGCCTCTACCCCTCTTTCGTGGTCACCGGCAACACCCCCGTCGTCCTCCGCGAGTCGCTTCTTCCGAAGGCGCTGGAGATGGGACAGAGGGTCGTCGACCGTGCATACGAGATGTTCGGCGGGATATGGGGGCCGTTCTGCCTCGAGACGGTGGTCAACGATAAGTTGCAGTTCAAGGTGTTCGAGATATCTGCGAGGATAGTCGCAGGGACCAACCCGTTCGTTTCCGGATCGCCGTACGCCGATTTCATATATCCCGGGCTGAGCACGGCGGGCCGCATGGCCATGGATATAAAGAATGCAGCCGAGAACGGAAGGCTGAAATCCATCCTTACATGA
- a CDS encoding pyridoxal phosphate-dependent aminotransferase encodes MVSERLKNIPASGTVAISNKVSRLKAEGQDIISFSMGEPDFTTPSNIVDACIDSLNNGFTHYTPSPGIPELRRAVAEIALSENNIPCRGANVLITPTKQAIFMTSLAYLDPGDEVILPDPAWVSYEACIRLAGAVPVFIPTKFEDEFIVDPALVEAAVTPKTKMIIINSPSNPTGCVMPEGVLKQIADIAVKYNLMVLSDEIYEKVIYDGKHFSIASFPDMFDRTITVSGLSKTYAMTGWRIGWAIANENCISDLNKLQSHSISCCVSFAQQASVEALKGNQDDRCKFVREFKQRRDLAVDLINEMKGLDVNVPQGAFYLFPKYSSDIKSSVLATRLLEQAHVAVTPGSAFGPAGEGFFRISYATSEDQIRSGFERIKKFLADL; translated from the coding sequence ATGGTTTCAGAGAGACTAAAGAATATTCCGGCGTCAGGGACCGTCGCAATTTCTAACAAGGTCAGCAGACTGAAGGCTGAGGGACAGGACATAATCTCTTTCTCAATGGGAGAGCCAGACTTCACGACGCCGAGCAACATCGTGGACGCCTGCATAGATTCTCTCAACAACGGTTTCACCCATTACACCCCGTCGCCGGGAATACCCGAGCTCAGAAGGGCTGTCGCCGAGATAGCTCTGAGCGAGAACAACATTCCCTGCAGGGGCGCCAACGTTCTTATAACTCCTACCAAGCAGGCGATTTTCATGACGTCTCTGGCATATCTCGATCCCGGGGACGAGGTCATTCTGCCCGACCCGGCATGGGTATCGTACGAGGCATGCATCCGCCTCGCAGGCGCGGTGCCAGTGTTCATCCCGACGAAGTTCGAGGACGAATTCATCGTCGACCCGGCGCTTGTAGAGGCCGCGGTAACGCCCAAGACAAAAATGATAATCATCAACTCGCCCTCCAACCCGACGGGGTGCGTCATGCCGGAAGGCGTGCTCAAGCAGATCGCGGACATCGCCGTAAAGTACAACCTGATGGTGCTGTCCGACGAGATCTACGAGAAAGTGATCTACGACGGGAAGCATTTCTCCATCGCATCCTTCCCCGACATGTTCGACAGGACGATCACGGTCTCGGGGCTCTCCAAGACCTATGCCATGACGGGATGGAGGATCGGATGGGCGATAGCCAACGAGAACTGCATCTCCGATCTGAACAAGCTTCAGTCGCATTCGATATCGTGTTGCGTTTCTTTCGCACAGCAGGCGTCCGTCGAGGCCCTCAAGGGCAATCAGGACGACCGTTGCAAGTTCGTCAGGGAGTTCAAGCAGCGCAGGGACCTCGCAGTGGACCTGATAAACGAGATGAAAGGTCTCGACGTCAACGTTCCGCAGGGCGCTTTCTATCTGTTTCCCAAGTACAGCTCCGACATCAAATCGTCCGTGCTGGCTACAAGGCTCCTCGAGCAGGCCCACGTGGCGGTCACCCCCGGGTCTGCGTTCGGACCGGCGGGAGAAGGATTTTTCAGGATATCCTATGCCACCAGCGAGGACCAGATAAGGTCGGGCTTTGAAAGGATAAAGAAGTTCCTCGCGGACCTCTGA
- a CDS encoding aminotransferase class V-fold PLP-dependent enzyme: MNRELFTVGPVNVEPEVLQAMARPMITHRSKEYKQLHGAIVEKTRKALGTDMDVLMVAGSATVMIEGAIRNGVAGRSLGITGGSFGDRSIEVAQLNGKSVEKVEVPMGKGIRPQSIEGLVKKDIEAVHWVSNESSTGVFSDSTAIAEEVRRQSSDALVIVDAVTSAFAMDLNIKDMEPDALIFGTQKALALPPGLGMMICSEKMLKKSATVTNRGFYTDLLKIKKQSDENYALTTPPVSLMYGLDFQLDKALAEGMPARYRRHQEMADLVKAWSKKLYGIFPEEGFQSNTIGVLNRGPLDFDKFHASLKSRGYEISNGYGGVKEKTFRIGHMGDLTPARVKKLLSVMDEILEEMK, from the coding sequence TTGAACAGAGAACTTTTCACGGTCGGCCCCGTTAACGTAGAGCCAGAGGTCCTTCAGGCCATGGCCAGGCCCATGATAACCCACAGGTCTAAGGAATACAAGCAGCTCCACGGTGCGATCGTCGAAAAGACCAGGAAGGCCCTGGGCACGGACATGGACGTCCTTATGGTCGCCGGGTCCGCCACAGTCATGATCGAAGGCGCCATCAGGAACGGAGTGGCAGGCAGGTCGCTCGGAATAACGGGCGGTTCGTTCGGCGACAGGTCGATCGAGGTCGCACAGCTCAACGGCAAGAGCGTCGAAAAGGTCGAAGTGCCCATGGGCAAAGGGATCAGGCCCCAATCCATCGAAGGCCTTGTGAAGAAGGACATCGAGGCCGTGCATTGGGTCAGCAACGAGTCTTCCACAGGAGTTTTCAGCGATTCTACCGCTATAGCGGAAGAGGTCCGCAGGCAGAGCTCCGACGCCCTGGTCATCGTCGACGCGGTGACGTCCGCGTTCGCCATGGACCTGAACATCAAGGATATGGAGCCGGACGCCCTAATATTCGGAACACAGAAGGCATTGGCGCTTCCTCCCGGGCTGGGAATGATGATATGCTCGGAAAAGATGCTCAAGAAGTCCGCGACCGTCACCAACCGCGGTTTCTATACGGATCTGCTGAAGATCAAGAAACAGAGCGACGAAAACTACGCACTGACCACGCCCCCCGTGTCCCTGATGTACGGGCTGGACTTCCAGCTGGACAAAGCATTGGCCGAGGGGATGCCCGCAAGGTACAGAAGGCACCAGGAGATGGCAGACCTTGTAAAGGCATGGTCTAAGAAACTGTACGGGATATTCCCGGAGGAAGGTTTCCAGTCCAACACGATAGGGGTCCTCAACCGCGGTCCGCTGGACTTCGATAAGTTCCACGCATCGCTGAAGTCACGCGGATACGAGATATCCAACGGCTACGGCGGCGTTAAAGAAAAGACGTTCAGGATCGGACACATGGGAGATCTGACCCCGGCAAGGGTAAAGAAGCTCCTTTCCGTCATGGACGAAATACTGGAGGAGATGAAATGA
- the serA gene encoding phosphoglycerate dehydrogenase, protein MTTKILVSDPLNEEGLKILKDSGFPVDVKPDLSEDELCKEIVDYDCLIIRSGTKVTKKVIEAGKKLRIIGRAGVGVDNIDVPAATEKGILVMNTPSANILSAAEHTCAMLLSLARNIPFAHDSMHRGEWKRSKYTGVELNGKTLGIIGVGRVGGEVAKRLKAFNMTMVGYDPFLPKDVADSIGVRLTTLDEVLKISDFMTIHTPLLPDTRNMISTAQFNMMRPNARIANVARGGIVDEDALYEALKSKRIAGAAFDVWCEEPICEAEQKLLELDNLVTTPHLGASTVEAQERVSTEVAENVVKYLKDGVIANAINAPRGKLDPETEAYVPLAERMGVLAHQLNGNVPIDELEVTFRGGLASKQTKMLTIYTVIGVLKNIIGPGQANMINALPIAKGKGIAIKESSTDEVKDYANVIEVRIVSGEGSRTIRGTVFGGQPRLVGIDGYSFEVPMSGDMVYIRYKDAAGVIGHVGNALGEANINVAQMAVGRSGKCAMMVLIVDQDVPVKVLDNIVKVSGAKDAKFIDLVDN, encoded by the coding sequence ATGACCACTAAAATCCTAGTTTCCGACCCTCTCAACGAAGAGGGCCTTAAAATCCTGAAAGACTCCGGTTTCCCGGTAGACGTGAAACCCGACCTCTCGGAGGACGAACTGTGCAAAGAGATCGTCGATTACGACTGTCTGATAATCAGGTCCGGCACCAAAGTCACGAAGAAAGTGATAGAAGCGGGCAAGAAGCTCCGCATCATCGGCCGTGCAGGCGTGGGGGTGGACAATATCGATGTTCCCGCGGCGACCGAGAAAGGCATACTCGTGATGAACACTCCGTCCGCCAACATCCTCTCGGCGGCCGAGCACACATGCGCGATGCTGCTGTCTCTTGCGAGGAACATCCCGTTCGCACACGACTCGATGCACAGAGGAGAGTGGAAACGTTCCAAGTATACCGGGGTCGAGCTTAACGGCAAGACGCTGGGCATAATAGGCGTCGGACGCGTCGGCGGAGAAGTCGCCAAACGCCTCAAGGCGTTCAACATGACGATGGTCGGTTACGATCCGTTTCTTCCCAAGGACGTCGCGGACAGCATCGGCGTCCGCCTTACGACGCTGGACGAGGTACTGAAGATATCGGACTTCATGACGATACACACGCCCCTGCTTCCCGACACCAGGAACATGATCTCCACGGCCCAGTTCAACATGATGAGGCCCAACGCCAGGATAGCCAATGTGGCACGCGGCGGGATCGTCGACGAGGACGCGCTGTACGAAGCGCTCAAGAGCAAGAGGATCGCCGGAGCGGCATTCGACGTATGGTGCGAGGAGCCTATATGCGAGGCGGAACAGAAACTTCTGGAGCTCGATAATCTGGTGACCACGCCGCACCTAGGTGCAAGCACGGTCGAGGCCCAGGAGAGAGTATCGACGGAAGTCGCAGAGAACGTTGTTAAATATCTAAAGGACGGAGTAATAGCCAACGCAATCAACGCGCCCCGCGGGAAGTTGGATCCGGAGACGGAAGCATATGTCCCGCTGGCCGAGCGCATGGGAGTCTTGGCGCACCAGCTTAACGGCAACGTGCCGATAGACGAGCTCGAGGTCACGTTCCGCGGCGGTCTGGCATCCAAACAGACAAAGATGCTGACGATATACACGGTGATCGGAGTCCTGAAGAACATCATCGGCCCGGGACAGGCCAATATGATCAACGCGTTGCCCATCGCCAAAGGCAAGGGCATAGCGATCAAAGAGTCTTCCACCGACGAGGTCAAGGACTACGCGAACGTCATAGAGGTCAGGATAGTATCGGGAGAGGGGTCCCGCACGATACGCGGTACGGTCTTCGGCGGACAGCCGAGGCTCGTGGGAATAGACGGCTACAGCTTCGAGGTCCCCATGTCCGGCGATATGGTATATATTCGTTACAAGGACGCGGCAGGAGTCATCGGCCATGTCGGCAATGCACTCGGAGAAGCGAACATCAACGTCGCACAGATGGCCGTCGGAAGGTCCGGAAAATGCGCGATGATGGTTCTGATCGTAGACCAGGATGTTCCGGTCAAAGTGCTGGACAACATCGTTAAGGTGTCCGGGGCGAAGGACGCGAAGTTCATCGATCTCGTGGACAACTGA
- a CDS encoding DUF6015 family protein, which translates to MEVIITVEELTQAIKNGIREASREMEEEQAYQLALHVLNFFGYSDRIIDNILEPEDRDAFYMLEDAGILTTEREETTLYDGREWRIHYWLFRKKRIEDLIGGNMKREAEAEAEDSFYEALPDEIWKRS; encoded by the coding sequence ATGGAAGTAATAATCACAGTCGAAGAGCTTACACAGGCCATAAAGAACGGCATACGCGAGGCGAGCAGGGAGATGGAGGAGGAGCAGGCGTATCAGCTGGCACTTCACGTACTCAACTTTTTCGGCTACTCCGACAGGATAATAGACAACATACTGGAGCCCGAGGACCGCGATGCCTTCTACATGTTGGAGGACGCAGGGATCCTGACCACCGAGCGCGAGGAGACCACCCTGTACGACGGAAGAGAGTGGAGGATCCACTATTGGCTCTTCAGGAAGAAGAGGATAGAGGACCTGATAGGCGGCAATATGAAGCGCGAGGCCGAGGCAGAGGCCGAGGATTCGTTCTACGAAGCACTTCCGGACGAGATCTGGAAGAGGTCCTGA